A genomic window from Chlorobium phaeobacteroides DSM 266 includes:
- a CDS encoding type IV toxin-antitoxin system AbiEi family antitoxin produces the protein MLSEKISHFAAEGISSFSFSELEQRISSSPTALKSALRRLMKKGEIAMPYQGFYVIVPPEYRSLGCRPAEQFIPDLMNYLGEYYYVGLLSAAEYHGAAHHRPQVFQVMVAKPRRTIISGKVQVNFIVRGNIEAIPTQPRNTVSGIMKLSTPEATAFDLAGYYRHCGWLDNVATVLSEMVEVIDPEKLVTVAELSPITWVQRLGYLLETVGSEEIWQPLAGYVNAKNPVRSPLLPSATIKGARFNKRWQIYVNTKVESEI, from the coding sequence ATGCTGTCCGAGAAAATTTCACATTTTGCCGCTGAAGGAATCTCCAGTTTCAGCTTCAGCGAGCTTGAGCAAAGAATCAGCTCTTCTCCCACTGCTCTCAAGTCGGCCTTGCGCCGTTTGATGAAAAAAGGAGAAATTGCGATGCCCTATCAGGGGTTTTATGTGATTGTCCCCCCTGAATATCGTTCGCTTGGATGCCGCCCGGCAGAGCAGTTCATCCCTGATTTGATGAACTACCTGGGGGAATATTACTATGTCGGGCTTTTGAGTGCTGCGGAGTACCACGGTGCAGCTCATCATCGCCCCCAAGTTTTTCAGGTTATGGTAGCCAAACCGCGAAGAACCATTATCTCCGGCAAAGTTCAGGTCAACTTCATCGTCAGAGGTAATATTGAGGCTATTCCAACTCAACCACGCAATACGGTATCCGGTATTATGAAACTATCAACGCCAGAAGCGACAGCTTTTGATCTTGCAGGATATTACAGGCACTGTGGATGGCTGGATAATGTTGCCACCGTGCTGTCGGAAATGGTCGAAGTCATTGATCCCGAAAAGTTGGTGACGGTTGCTGAACTGTCGCCGATAACCTGGGTGCAGCGGCTGGGATATTTATTGGAAACCGTTGGTTCTGAGGAGATATGGCAGCCACTGGCAGGGTATGTCAACGCCAAAAATCCTGTACGCTCACCCCTGCTACCATCAGCTACAATCAAAGGCGCCAGGTTTAACAAGCGCTGGCAGATTTACGTTAATACCAAAGTGGAGTCAGAGATTTGA
- a CDS encoding Fic family protein, with amino-acid sequence MYSVNRPHGFGVLNPDTFAPYPKNPVIGAFFREIDRADELGSGMRKMMMYGKKYGGADPQLIEGDVFRMIISVPEFGEKPSNTPGREPAAVSSGPESGPESIFERVIRELPIGSRSKSELVAALGHKSVSGKLNERIREMVAAGLIAQTIPDKPTSRLQKYCLTEKGQKLLEKR; translated from the coding sequence TTGTATTCTGTTAATCGTCCTCACGGGTTTGGTGTGCTGAATCCCGATACCTTCGCGCCCTATCCAAAAAATCCGGTGATCGGTGCGTTTTTCAGGGAGATAGACCGCGCTGACGAACTTGGTTCCGGTATGCGCAAGATGATGATGTACGGCAAAAAGTACGGCGGAGCGGACCCTCAGCTCATCGAGGGTGACGTTTTTCGCATGATTATCAGTGTGCCGGAATTTGGCGAAAAACCTTCAAACACTCCTGGACGTGAGCCAGCAGCAGTTTCCTCGGGGCCAGAGTCGGGGCCAGAGTCGATTTTTGAAAGAGTTATCAGGGAGTTGCCTATCGGTTCTCGATCAAAATCCGAATTGGTTGCTGCGCTTGGCCACAAATCGGTATCGGGAAAACTGAATGAACGAATCCGTGAAATGGTTGCTGCTGGTTTGATTGCACAGACCATTCCTGACAAGCCAACAAGCCGATTGCAAAAATATTGTCTGACTGAAAAAGGTCAAAAACTGTTGGAGAAAAGATGA
- a CDS encoding class I SAM-dependent methyltransferase, protein MSKNNISLCPVESAGGLDNSIRRWVQNPRKILGPYITEGMRVMDVGCGPGFFTIEMARMVGKSGRVIASDVQEGMLQIVKEKVKGTELDGRILLHKCGEDKIGVSASVDFVLLFYMVHEVPDKERFFNEIGTIVKPQGKVLIVEPPFHVSKSAFEATVEKAGDAGFVIVERPRVFFSRAVLLRKGSV, encoded by the coding sequence GTGAGTAAAAACAATATCAGTCTCTGTCCGGTTGAGAGTGCGGGGGGCCTTGATAACAGCATTCGACGATGGGTTCAAAACCCCCGGAAAATTCTTGGGCCATATATCACTGAAGGAATGAGGGTTATGGATGTCGGATGTGGTCCGGGCTTTTTCACCATCGAGATGGCAAGGATGGTCGGTAAATCAGGCCGGGTTATCGCGTCCGATGTACAGGAAGGGATGCTTCAGATCGTAAAAGAGAAGGTTAAAGGAACAGAGCTTGATGGTCGAATTCTCCTGCACAAGTGCGGAGAGGACAAAATAGGGGTCTCGGCGTCTGTTGATTTTGTTCTGTTGTTCTACATGGTTCACGAAGTTCCTGACAAGGAGCGGTTTTTCAATGAGATCGGAACAATAGTGAAGCCGCAGGGAAAGGTTCTGATAGTAGAGCCGCCATTTCATGTTTCAAAATCAGCGTTTGAAGCGACGGTCGAAAAAGCCGGAGATGCAGGGTTTGTTATTGTTGAAAGACCAAGGGTGTTTTTCAGCAGGGCGGTGTTATTAAGAAAAGGTTCCGTGTAA
- a CDS encoding BRO-N domain-containing protein: MTEEQTLIAFENRPIRRYFDEATETWYFSIVDVIAILSESVNPRDYWFRMKVRVKSDDGLQLSTVCRQLKMKAPDGKMRATDCVNVEGLLRIIQSIPSPKAEPFKQWLAKVGYERIQDMADPARSLDRAREYWQQHGRSEKWIQQRMMGQETRNKLTDYWKEHEISKEDEYAILTNIIHQEWTGVSIKKHKDMKGLKTQNLRDHTSEAELIFTALAELSTRQIAESVDATGMAENADAGKKGGKIAKGARLELEQKTGKSVVSGENFLAPSKQARKITGKGERGESALVKKKRI, encoded by the coding sequence GTGACCGAAGAACAAACGCTCATTGCTTTTGAAAACAGGCCAATTCGCCGATACTTTGATGAAGCTACTGAAACCTGGTACTTCTCGATTGTTGATGTCATCGCCATTTTGAGCGAAAGCGTCAACCCGCGTGATTATTGGTTCAGGATGAAGGTCAGGGTGAAAAGTGACGATGGCCTTCAACTGTCGACAGTTTGTCGACAGTTGAAAATGAAGGCTCCTGATGGGAAAATGAGAGCAACAGATTGCGTGAATGTGGAGGGTTTGCTGAGAATTATTCAGTCCATACCCTCACCCAAAGCGGAGCCATTCAAACAATGGCTGGCTAAAGTCGGCTATGAACGCATTCAGGATATGGCTGATCCTGCACGCTCCCTTGATCGCGCCCGCGAGTACTGGCAACAACATGGGAGAAGCGAAAAATGGATACAGCAACGAATGATGGGCCAGGAGACCCGCAATAAACTTACCGATTACTGGAAGGAGCATGAAATTTCCAAAGAGGATGAGTATGCCATTCTGACCAATATCATCCATCAGGAGTGGACGGGCGTTTCCATCAAGAAGCATAAGGATATGAAAGGGCTTAAAACCCAGAACCTGCGTGACCACACGAGTGAAGCGGAGCTGATTTTTACCGCGCTGGCCGAACTTTCTACCCGGCAAATTGCCGAAAGTGTTGATGCTACAGGAATGGCAGAGAATGCCGATGCAGGGAAAAAAGGCGGCAAGATTGCTAAAGGGGCACGACTTGAATTGGAACAGAAAACCGGCAAGAGCGTTGTCAGCGGAGAAAACTTTCTTGCGCCATCAAAACAGGCAAGAAAGATTACTGGTAAAGGGGAAAGAGGGGAGTCCGCTTTAGTAAAGAAAAAAAGAATATGA
- a CDS encoding zinc metallopeptidase, producing the protein MFFDPLYFLFALPPMLLGLWAQFRVKSAFSKYSQIRTNSGINGAEAAKRILLRGGLQNVTVEATRGSLSDHYDPRSKTLRLSEEVYGLPSIAAVGVAAHEAGHALQDKEGYKPLRLRAVMVPAVSLGSNLGPIIFMAGLFLAGTIGTTLAWVGITLFAAAALFALVTLPVEFDASRRAKELLVSQGIVSSAEMEGVNAVLNAAALTYVAAAAQAVMQLLYFVTLMNRRDS; encoded by the coding sequence ATGTTTTTTGATCCATTATACTTTCTTTTTGCCCTGCCGCCCATGCTTCTTGGTTTGTGGGCTCAGTTCAGGGTTAAATCGGCTTTCAGCAAATACTCTCAGATCAGAACCAACAGCGGCATCAATGGAGCAGAGGCCGCAAAAAGGATTCTTCTGCGCGGCGGCTTGCAGAATGTTACCGTAGAGGCCACCAGAGGGTCTCTTTCCGATCACTACGATCCCCGAAGCAAAACCCTGCGTTTAAGCGAAGAGGTCTATGGGCTTCCAAGCATCGCGGCTGTCGGTGTTGCAGCACACGAAGCCGGTCACGCCCTGCAGGACAAGGAGGGCTACAAGCCACTCCGGTTACGAGCGGTTATGGTGCCGGCAGTCTCGCTGGGAAGCAATCTCGGGCCGATTATTTTCATGGCCGGACTCTTTCTTGCAGGAACCATCGGCACAACGCTTGCCTGGGTTGGCATTACCCTTTTTGCCGCAGCCGCGCTCTTTGCGCTCGTTACCCTTCCTGTTGAATTCGATGCAAGCAGACGAGCAAAAGAGCTGCTTGTCTCTCAGGGTATAGTTTCAAGCGCTGAAATGGAGGGCGTCAATGCCGTTCTTAATGCCGCAGCTCTGACCTATGTTGCTGCCGCAGCGCAGGCTGTCATGCAGCTTCTGTACTTCGTCACCCTGATGAACAGAAGGGATTCGTAA
- a CDS encoding IS630 family transposase: MEKIDIRQLSDRERALLRKQVVRLRKQGKSNKEVAELLGLSVQTSSRWWQWYQRDGNAMLAVPKRGRKHGEKRHLSVEQEKQIRKMIVDHYPDQLKLPFALWDRQAVRQLIKLQFGFEMPIRTVGEYLSRWGYTPQKPIRKAYEQRPAEVARWMEESYPAIQTQAKAENAEIYWGDETGLSTQGNLVRGYAPAGKTPELRLNARKEHVSMISAISNRGKLRFMLYDDAMNGKRLIEFMKRLVKDAGRKVMLILDNLRVHHCKPVKEWLSKNNDKIEVFYLPAYSPELNPDEYLNNDLKSTVHGNKGGVSHNKETIRKKTVSHLRHLQKSPGKVAKLFNHPKVLYAKAS; encoded by the coding sequence ATGGAAAAAATCGATATCAGGCAACTCTCTGACCGAGAGCGCGCATTATTGCGCAAACAGGTCGTTCGGCTTCGAAAGCAAGGTAAAAGCAATAAAGAGGTGGCAGAACTTTTAGGGCTATCTGTTCAAACATCGAGTAGATGGTGGCAATGGTACCAAAGAGATGGAAATGCCATGCTTGCCGTGCCGAAACGAGGACGAAAACATGGAGAAAAACGGCACCTGTCGGTTGAGCAGGAAAAGCAGATCCGGAAGATGATTGTTGATCATTATCCGGACCAGTTGAAACTGCCCTTTGCACTCTGGGACCGCCAGGCAGTCCGGCAGTTGATCAAGCTGCAGTTCGGCTTCGAAATGCCCATCCGCACCGTTGGAGAGTATCTCTCGCGATGGGGCTATACTCCACAGAAGCCGATACGGAAAGCCTATGAGCAACGCCCTGCCGAAGTGGCTCGCTGGATGGAAGAGTCTTATCCGGCCATCCAGACGCAGGCAAAAGCTGAAAATGCCGAGATTTACTGGGGAGACGAGACCGGCCTCTCAACCCAGGGCAACTTGGTACGGGGCTATGCTCCTGCTGGCAAAACTCCTGAACTGAGGCTGAATGCTCGCAAGGAACATGTCAGTATGATTTCGGCAATCAGTAATCGGGGTAAGCTGCGTTTCATGCTCTATGATGATGCCATGAACGGCAAGCGTCTGATAGAATTCATGAAACGTCTGGTCAAGGATGCCGGCCGTAAAGTGATGTTGATTCTCGATAATTTGAGGGTTCATCATTGCAAACCGGTCAAAGAATGGCTCAGCAAAAACAATGATAAAATTGAGGTGTTTTATTTGCCAGCCTATTCACCGGAATTGAATCCCGATGAGTACCTGAACAACGATCTAAAGAGTACCGTGCATGGAAACAAGGGCGGCGTTTCACACAACAAGGAAACGATTCGAAAAAAAACCGTTTCGCATCTGAGGCATCTTCAGAAATCGCCCGGAAAAGTTGCAAAGCTATTCAATCACCCAAAAGTCCTTTATGCGAAAGCTTCATAG
- a CDS encoding slipin family protein: MLTFNVLTVLILVGVFFFSAVKILREYERGVIFRLGRAIGPKGPGLIILLPGIDKMVKVDLRTVTLDVPPQDIITRDNVSVKVSAVVYFRVLDSMKAILDVADFHFATSQLAQTTLRSVCGQGELDNLLAERDEINERIQNILDKDTEPWGVKVSKVEVKEIDLPEEMRRAMAKQAEAERERRSKIINAEGEFQAAQRLADAAAIISSAPAALQLRYLQTLKDIAGQNNSTTIFPVPIDLLRAFMENK, encoded by the coding sequence ATGCTTACGTTTAATGTTCTCACGGTTCTGATTCTGGTCGGCGTTTTCTTCTTTTCGGCAGTTAAAATTCTCAGGGAGTACGAACGCGGCGTTATTTTTCGCCTCGGCCGCGCCATAGGCCCGAAAGGACCGGGGCTTATCATTCTTCTTCCCGGTATTGACAAAATGGTGAAGGTAGATCTCAGAACGGTAACGCTTGATGTGCCTCCGCAGGATATTATCACTCGTGATAACGTTTCGGTTAAAGTGAGCGCTGTGGTCTATTTCAGGGTTCTGGATTCCATGAAGGCAATACTCGATGTGGCTGATTTTCATTTCGCTACGTCACAACTTGCCCAGACAACCCTGAGAAGCGTTTGCGGTCAGGGTGAGCTCGATAACCTGCTTGCCGAAAGAGATGAAATCAATGAACGAATCCAGAATATCCTTGACAAGGATACCGAACCATGGGGGGTGAAGGTAAGCAAGGTTGAGGTTAAGGAGATCGATCTTCCAGAAGAGATGCGCCGGGCCATGGCCAAACAGGCTGAAGCTGAAAGGGAGAGACGTTCCAAAATCATCAATGCGGAAGGGGAGTTTCAGGCTGCGCAGCGACTGGCCGACGCGGCGGCAATTATCTCCTCCGCCCCTGCGGCTCTCCAGTTGCGTTATTTGCAGACTTTGAAGGATATTGCCGGACAGAATAATTCAACAACCATTTTTCCGGTACCTATTGATCTGCTGAGAGCTTTTATGGAAAACAAGTAA
- a CDS encoding SDR family NAD(P)-dependent oxidoreductase — protein sequence MDTFRDGKNAIVTGAASGIGFALAVGLIERGARVWVADIDSAGVERAAASLGAGAHPVTLDVRDAVAFRDLVAGVARDAGGIDFLFNNAGILHSGEVCEFDEEQCNRIIDVNIRGVVNGTLAAYPLMVRQRSGHIVNTASLAGLAPAPLLSTYAMTKHAVVGFSSSLRFEAERYGVRVSAICPAGVDTPLLDEEAISGAGRAGWRPDVRNYLTLAAGPLCTAQKIAREALRGVERNRPLIIIPARARLTALAYRFVPGLVGAFGRQVIATVIGKGRGKES from the coding sequence ATGGATACCTTCCGGGACGGTAAAAACGCCATCGTGACGGGAGCTGCTTCCGGCATCGGGTTTGCACTTGCTGTCGGGCTCATTGAACGCGGCGCCAGGGTCTGGGTGGCTGACATCGATAGTGCAGGGGTTGAAAGAGCGGCAGCATCGCTCGGTGCCGGCGCGCATCCCGTTACGCTTGACGTACGCGATGCGGTTGCGTTCCGAGACCTTGTTGCGGGTGTGGCAAGGGATGCGGGAGGGATCGATTTTCTGTTCAATAATGCCGGGATACTGCATTCCGGCGAAGTCTGCGAGTTCGACGAGGAGCAGTGCAACAGGATTATCGACGTCAACATCCGGGGCGTAGTAAACGGCACGCTTGCAGCCTATCCCCTGATGGTCCGCCAGCGGAGCGGGCATATCGTCAATACCGCATCGCTTGCGGGTCTTGCGCCTGCGCCGCTGCTTTCGACGTATGCCATGACCAAACACGCCGTGGTCGGGTTCAGCTCCAGCCTTCGCTTCGAAGCCGAACGGTATGGCGTGCGCGTCAGCGCCATCTGCCCGGCAGGCGTCGATACGCCGCTGCTTGACGAGGAGGCGATTTCCGGTGCCGGCAGAGCCGGGTGGAGGCCGGACGTGCGGAACTACCTCACTCTGGCCGCGGGTCCGCTCTGTACGGCGCAAAAGATAGCCCGCGAAGCTCTGCGGGGAGTGGAACGCAACCGACCGCTGATCATCATCCCTGCCCGCGCCAGACTGACTGCGCTGGCGTACCGTTTTGTGCCGGGTCTTGTCGGCGCATTCGGGAGGCAGGTTATTGCAACGGTGATCGGAAAGGGGAGGGGAAAAGAATCGTAA
- a CDS encoding nucleotidyl transferase AbiEii/AbiGii toxin family protein has product MIPQAYIIEWRKNAPWSQPSQVEQDLVICRALVEIFSNSFLAESLAFRGGTALFKLHMPPVRYSEDIDLVQAKAGAIKPIIDALRERLDHWLGEPKRKRSEGRVTLLYRFTSEDNRPLRLKIEINTREHFTIHGFQQHQFAIKSRWFTGNTTILTYSLEELLGTKLRALYQRKKGRDLFDLWYSLNKTNQPPDTRLIIDSFLKYMEYADHQITRAMFEQNLLEKKKDPQFSGDITPLLTAETTWNFDVAFDDVMNQLISTLPGSPWLGHSTL; this is encoded by the coding sequence TTGATACCTCAAGCCTACATCATTGAATGGCGCAAAAACGCTCCTTGGTCACAGCCCTCTCAAGTTGAACAGGATCTCGTGATATGCAGGGCTCTGGTAGAAATATTCAGTAACTCTTTTCTGGCGGAAAGCCTCGCGTTTCGGGGAGGAACGGCACTCTTCAAACTGCACATGCCGCCAGTCAGATATTCCGAGGATATCGATCTTGTTCAGGCAAAAGCTGGTGCTATCAAACCGATCATTGACGCATTGAGGGAGCGCCTTGATCATTGGCTGGGTGAACCGAAACGCAAACGTAGCGAAGGGCGGGTGACACTGCTTTACCGATTTACTTCTGAAGATAACCGGCCTTTACGGCTCAAGATAGAAATAAACACTCGTGAGCATTTTACCATTCACGGCTTTCAGCAACACCAATTTGCAATCAAATCACGCTGGTTCACCGGCAATACCACGATTCTGACCTATTCTCTCGAAGAGCTTCTGGGAACAAAACTACGAGCGCTCTACCAACGCAAAAAAGGGCGAGACTTGTTTGATCTTTGGTATTCCCTCAACAAAACAAATCAGCCACCCGACACCAGACTGATAATTGACTCATTTCTGAAGTACATGGAATATGCTGACCACCAAATCACCCGCGCAATGTTTGAACAAAACCTTCTGGAGAAAAAAAAGGATCCGCAATTTTCTGGAGATATTACCCCGTTACTGACAGCGGAAACCACTTGGAACTTTGATGTCGCTTTTGACGACGTCATGAACCAGTTGATATCGACTCTTCCCGGTAGTCCTTGGCTGGGACACAGCACTCTATAA
- a CDS encoding Lcl domain-containing protein, with amino-acid sequence MTRPARSILYLLPGSIALMLALIFPLHNTQAVTIVSIKVEQDMITPNSPTSQSSVAGSAVAQPPSVKITDAFGNPASGVDVTFTITGGEGSITGDGNVTSGPDGIAAIGGWTLGAIAGANTMTAVNAGYAGSPVTFTATGTSGEATKVVLTRQSAGTASGSAFTTQPQVTIQDAAGNTVSSSTARVTATISDDGTLVGTTTAIATAGVATFTNLGIAGKAGTAYTITYTVSNLDPANQIVTVTPGLASKLAITRQPSSSTVSKAPFAVQPEVTIQDAEGNAMTDATNAITLTLSTGTGKLDGMMTMNAVAGVADFSGNGLNIDLAGADKVLTASAVGLTAAATNAFAITAGPASQIEIVTQPGGNSVVSGTMLAGQPEIKVSDEGGNGITGVTVTATLEGAYGTLTNNTAITDDNGKATFTELTFTSTFATASPDYTIKFSYDTISVTSGSVTHTLAVGKPYQGGYIAYLGSPFTTGLIAAQRDLGDLQWGGFGTLIGTGGGLGEGKVNTERIVVQLANNPGYAAGACDSYSVTEGGVTYDDWYLPSRDELHQLYQNLHNRHIGGFAPSGYWSSTEDGAGGGAWTQNFDNGSQYGDYKGLERRVRPVRAF; translated from the coding sequence ATGACCAGACCTGCCAGAAGCATCCTCTACCTCCTGCCGGGGAGCATCGCACTCATGCTTGCGCTTATCTTTCCTCTGCACAATACTCAGGCCGTCACGATAGTATCGATCAAGGTCGAGCAGGACATGATAACGCCAAACAGCCCAACCTCGCAGAGCAGCGTGGCTGGCAGTGCGGTAGCGCAACCTCCATCAGTTAAAATCACTGATGCATTCGGTAATCCGGCATCCGGCGTTGACGTAACGTTTACGATAACAGGAGGAGAAGGATCGATAACGGGCGACGGAAACGTCACCAGCGGCCCGGACGGAATCGCAGCGATAGGAGGCTGGACGCTCGGCGCCATTGCAGGTGCCAATACCATGACGGCCGTCAATGCCGGATATGCCGGCTCTCCCGTAACGTTTACGGCAACAGGCACGTCAGGCGAGGCGACAAAGGTGGTACTGACGAGGCAATCTGCCGGTACGGCATCAGGATCGGCATTCACGACGCAGCCGCAAGTTACGATCCAGGACGCAGCGGGCAATACCGTCTCCAGCTCAACTGCTCGTGTGACGGCGACGATCAGCGACGACGGCACTCTGGTGGGCACCACTACTGCCATCGCAACGGCAGGAGTTGCGACCTTTACGAACCTCGGCATAGCCGGAAAAGCAGGAACCGCATATACGATTACCTACACCGTATCAAATCTCGATCCGGCGAATCAGATCGTCACGGTCACACCCGGCCTTGCCAGCAAGCTCGCAATCACCAGGCAGCCATCGTCGAGCACGGTATCAAAAGCGCCATTTGCCGTGCAGCCGGAAGTTACGATCCAGGACGCAGAGGGCAACGCGATGACCGACGCGACAAACGCCATAACCCTGACGCTTTCGACCGGAACAGGTAAGCTCGACGGCATGATGACGATGAATGCCGTCGCCGGAGTAGCGGACTTCAGCGGCAACGGGTTGAACATCGATCTTGCAGGAGCAGACAAGGTGCTCACGGCATCCGCAGTGGGGTTGACGGCTGCTGCGACCAACGCCTTTGCCATCACGGCAGGCCCAGCATCACAGATTGAGATAGTAACGCAACCGGGAGGAAACAGCGTTGTCAGCGGAACCATGCTTGCAGGGCAGCCAGAGATAAAGGTTTCCGATGAGGGAGGCAACGGAATCACGGGCGTTACGGTCACCGCCACTCTCGAAGGCGCATACGGTACTTTGACCAATAATACTGCCATAACAGATGACAACGGTAAAGCAACGTTCACGGAGTTGACCTTTACAAGCACCTTTGCTACGGCAAGTCCGGACTACACGATCAAGTTTTCTTACGATACTATAAGTGTAACATCCGGGTCGGTTACTCATACCCTTGCAGTAGGCAAACCGTATCAGGGCGGGTACATCGCTTATCTCGGCTCCCCATTTACTACCGGGCTTATTGCCGCACAAAGGGACTTGGGTGATCTACAATGGGGTGGTTTTGGTACGTTAATAGGAACAGGCGGAGGTCTTGGAGAAGGTAAGGTCAATACGGAAAGGATTGTTGTACAGCTTGCAAATAACCCCGGTTATGCTGCGGGAGCCTGCGATTCATACAGTGTAACAGAAGGAGGGGTTACATACGATGACTGGTACCTGCCGAGCAGGGATGAGTTGCACCAGCTCTATCAAAACCTCCATAACAGGCATATTGGCGGTTTTGCTCCCAGCGGCTACTGGAGTTCTACGGAGGACGGTGCGGGGGGCGGCGCATGGACACAGAACTTCGACAATGGGAGCCAGTACGGCGACTACAAGGGCCTCGAGCGGCGGGTACGGCCTGTCCGGGCTTTTTAA
- a CDS encoding universal stress protein — protein MFRIQTILCPVDFSDASTKAVRYAQEFAVGMGAAISLLNVVEPRPMAIDISLEYVPLEEDLAKAAEGDLDLLRQELMKAGVVVNCSVEIGNPSEVILEQADHLDVNLIIMGSHGKKGLSRLIMGSVAETVVRKANCPVLIVKSNEKEFIGSTE, from the coding sequence ATGTTCAGAATACAAACCATTCTCTGTCCGGTTGATTTTTCAGATGCGTCAACGAAAGCGGTACGGTATGCGCAGGAGTTTGCTGTAGGTATGGGGGCGGCGATCTCTCTTTTGAATGTGGTCGAGCCTCGTCCCATGGCGATTGATATATCTCTTGAATATGTTCCTCTTGAAGAGGATCTTGCCAAGGCGGCGGAAGGTGATCTTGATCTCCTGCGTCAGGAATTGATGAAAGCGGGAGTTGTTGTCAATTGTTCTGTTGAAATCGGCAACCCGTCAGAAGTTATTCTTGAACAAGCTGATCATCTTGATGTCAATCTTATTATCATGGGTTCGCACGGCAAGAAGGGATTGAGCCGCCTTATTATGGGAAGTGTTGCTGAAACAGTTGTGCGCAAGGCGAACTGTCCGGTTCTTATTGTGAAGAGTAATGAAAAGGAGTTTATCGGTTCTACTGAATAA
- a CDS encoding NfeD family protein → MMVIGRIRWSRVFAVRFFFIAVVSAIALISSPADGAENLVSRIVLKGSVNPGSAGFFSRALHDARRSGSDAVLVELDTPGGLVSSLRSMVQEIMASPIPVIVYVYPSGAQAASAGALLMLSAHVAAMAPGTEIGAAHPVGAGGKSDGDETMKKKVVNDLAAFARSLAEKRGRNAQWAEKAVTESVSSTAQEALQAGVIDMISDNPSEVLSRLRGMKIMTVAGEKGFTGASFTIREIRPTFKESALMTIADPNLSYILFLAGIAGLYFELATPGAIFPGVAGAISLLLGLYSMQTLSVNVTGLLLLLLAVLFLGLELFVTSGGILAVAGLVALFAGSIMLFDLPGSGITLSLQVILPVFVLFSIGIALLLRVVFRSGKEPPLMGKSALIGQSGRVVRFIETDKPGKVFVHGELWDASSSECIVEETVVVVTGIEGMELKVKTKQKE, encoded by the coding sequence ATGATGGTTATTGGACGAATACGATGGAGCAGAGTGTTTGCCGTGCGTTTTTTTTTCATTGCTGTCGTATCGGCAATCGCTTTGATTTCTTCTCCTGCCGATGGCGCCGAAAACCTTGTATCGAGAATCGTGCTTAAGGGGTCGGTTAATCCCGGCAGCGCAGGTTTTTTTTCGAGGGCACTTCATGATGCCCGCCGATCCGGCTCCGATGCCGTGCTTGTGGAGCTGGATACGCCCGGAGGTCTGGTGAGCTCTCTCCGTTCCATGGTGCAGGAGATCATGGCATCTCCGATACCGGTGATCGTGTACGTCTATCCTTCGGGTGCCCAGGCGGCATCAGCAGGAGCCCTCCTGATGCTTTCGGCGCATGTTGCGGCAATGGCTCCTGGAACGGAGATCGGCGCGGCTCATCCCGTGGGTGCAGGAGGAAAGAGCGACGGGGATGAAACGATGAAAAAGAAAGTGGTGAATGATCTTGCTGCGTTTGCCCGGAGTCTTGCGGAAAAACGGGGACGAAATGCACAGTGGGCTGAAAAAGCCGTAACGGAGAGTGTTTCATCGACAGCGCAGGAGGCACTGCAGGCAGGCGTTATCGATATGATTTCGGATAATCCGTCGGAGGTGCTGAGCCGGTTGCGTGGAATGAAAATAATGACCGTTGCCGGAGAAAAGGGGTTCACAGGAGCTTCCTTTACCATTCGGGAGATCAGGCCCACGTTCAAGGAGTCGGCGCTCATGACTATCGCTGATCCCAATCTGTCCTATATTTTATTTCTTGCCGGCATAGCAGGGCTTTACTTTGAACTGGCTACTCCAGGTGCGATTTTTCCGGGCGTGGCCGGTGCGATTTCGCTGTTACTCGGTTTATATTCGATGCAGACGCTCTCGGTAAATGTGACCGGCCTGCTTCTTCTTCTGCTTGCCGTTCTGTTTCTTGGTCTCGAACTGTTTGTTACCAGCGGCGGGATTCTTGCCGTCGCAGGCCTTGTTGCGCTTTTTGCAGGATCAATCATGCTTTTCGATCTGCCTGGTTCGGGAATCACGCTTTCACTTCAGGTGATTCTGCCTGTTTTTGTCCTGTTTTCCATTGGTATCGCGCTTCTTTTACGGGTGGTTTTCAGGTCCGGAAAGGAGCCTCCTCTCATGGGAAAGAGCGCTCTCATCGGTCAGAGCGGGCGCGTTGTGCGGTTTATTGAAACGGATAAGCCGGGTAAGGTATTTGTTCATGGAGAGCTATGGGATGCTTCATCTTCGGAATGCATCGTTGAGGAAACCGTTGTTGTCGTTACTGGTATAGAGGGAATGGAATTGAAGGTTAAAACAAAACAAAAGGAATAA